One genomic region from Solwaraspora sp. WMMD792 encodes:
- a CDS encoding HEXXH motif-containing putative peptide modification protein, whose protein sequence is MTTGAPPTDPGRRHGLTRAQFDALAAGGGDTGTLSALGRAQLSKRLLLLRELRLRTRLGETGQQAWAVLDTAVTQSSTAAATVLSRPFVDLWAHRLLHGRQPVPGSRRDGDPQPDRSPPGPPGPEYLTGLAAAAAMATGTAFELSLPVGVETVLIPGLGRVGGLGPRHRVLRYDGTVLRTGDARQAYRVVHCRGPAGDLAIEIDDLDPHRSCFGLPVTDRLRGRPLSRLRAHLPQAWTLIGTDLVQYAPTVAGCLRSLVPAGSPGGSVSASHQRTYGAVAISVPADAAELALLMVHETQHTKLSAVLDLFALTDPDCPDVFHAPWRTDPRPASALLQGIYAHVAVADFWRARRSRLTGPARRGADFEYVLWRDQCRRAIDAFAGSSALTPLGETFVERLADTLHGWPGAADAEVQAGVSACMTVADVQWRLRNLQVPAEQLSPLAAAFRAGLDASTQAVEVELAVARPAGGAAMAASLVRRIRQETITGRASVVAAPPAPGIRDDRTADRVSVLDRRLFDDPDDAEAWAMLALELTPAAQSSADDAPAARPELVRALLGELRRAGAADVRPSALVRWLSAAGPVRTAEGRYRS, encoded by the coding sequence GTGACCACGGGTGCGCCGCCGACCGACCCCGGCCGGCGGCACGGCCTCACCCGGGCTCAGTTCGATGCGCTCGCCGCTGGCGGTGGCGACACCGGGACGTTGTCCGCGCTGGGCCGCGCACAGTTGAGCAAGCGGCTGCTGCTGCTGCGGGAGCTGCGGCTGCGTACCAGACTCGGTGAGACCGGGCAGCAGGCGTGGGCCGTGCTGGACACCGCTGTGACGCAGTCGTCGACGGCGGCCGCGACGGTGCTCTCCCGTCCGTTCGTCGACCTGTGGGCGCATCGGCTGCTGCATGGCCGGCAGCCGGTGCCCGGCAGCCGGCGGGACGGCGATCCGCAGCCGGACCGGAGCCCGCCCGGGCCACCCGGTCCGGAGTATCTGACCGGGCTCGCCGCCGCCGCCGCGATGGCCACCGGGACCGCGTTCGAGCTGAGCCTGCCCGTCGGCGTCGAGACGGTGCTGATTCCGGGGCTCGGTCGGGTCGGCGGCCTCGGCCCCCGGCACCGGGTTCTCCGGTACGACGGCACCGTGCTGCGTACCGGTGACGCCCGGCAGGCGTACCGGGTGGTCCACTGTCGCGGTCCGGCCGGTGATCTCGCTATCGAGATCGACGACCTCGACCCGCACCGGAGCTGCTTCGGGCTACCGGTCACCGACCGGCTGCGCGGTCGGCCGCTGAGCCGGCTGCGGGCGCACCTGCCGCAGGCGTGGACGTTGATCGGCACGGACCTTGTCCAGTACGCCCCGACGGTGGCCGGCTGCCTCCGCTCGCTGGTGCCGGCCGGGTCGCCCGGCGGCTCGGTCAGCGCCTCGCACCAGCGGACCTACGGCGCGGTGGCGATCTCGGTGCCAGCCGACGCGGCGGAGCTGGCACTGTTGATGGTGCACGAGACGCAGCACACCAAGCTGAGCGCCGTACTTGATCTGTTCGCGCTGACCGACCCCGACTGCCCGGACGTCTTCCACGCTCCCTGGCGTACCGATCCCCGCCCGGCCAGCGCACTGCTGCAGGGCATCTACGCGCACGTCGCGGTCGCTGACTTCTGGCGGGCTCGTCGCTCGCGGCTGACCGGTCCGGCGCGGCGGGGGGCCGATTTCGAGTACGTGCTCTGGCGGGACCAGTGCCGGCGGGCGATCGACGCGTTCGCCGGTTCGTCGGCGCTGACCCCTCTCGGGGAGACCTTCGTCGAACGGCTCGCCGACACCCTGCACGGCTGGCCCGGTGCCGCCGACGCCGAGGTGCAGGCCGGGGTGTCGGCCTGTATGACGGTCGCCGACGTCCAGTGGCGGCTCCGCAACCTCCAGGTGCCGGCGGAGCAGCTCTCGCCGCTGGCCGCCGCCTTCCGCGCCGGGCTCGACGCGTCGACGCAGGCCGTCGAGGTCGAGCTCGCCGTCGCGAGGCCGGCCGGCGGCGCCGCGATGGCCGCGAGCCTGGTGCGCCGGATCCGGCAGGAGACGATCACCGGCCGGGCGTCGGTGGTCGCGGCTCCGCCGGCGCCCGGCATCCGGGACGACCGGACCGCGGACCGGGTCAGTGTGCTGGACCGTCGGCTGTTCGACGATCCGGACGACGCGGAGGCCTGGGCGATGCTGGCGTTGGAGCTGACGCCCGCCGCCCAGTCGTCGGCCGACGACGCGCCCGCCGCCCGACCGGAGCTCGTCCGCGCGTTGCTGGGCGAACTCCGGCGGGCCGGCGCGGCTGACGTCCGGCCGTCGGCGCTCGTCCGCTGGCTGTCGGCGGCAGGCCCGGTCAGAACTGCGGAGGGTCGATATCGCAGTTGA
- a CDS encoding FxsB family cyclophane-forming radical SAM/SPASM peptide maturase, whose translation MLLKVHSRCNLSCSYCYVYQHVDQSWRRQPLIMSPSVIDAAADRLAEHARRWRLSRVTVTFHGGEPLLAGVDFFEYAVAAVRRRMSPDIVVTFTVQTNGVLLDEAFLETFSRLSVRVGVSLDGDRHANDLHRRFPHGGGSYTDVSAGLDRLRQDRFRHLFGGLLCTINLRNDPIEVYAGLLRFAPPRLDLLLPHGNWSSPPAGRGPGTTHTPYADWLIAVFDRWYDAPQRETDIRLFSVIMSLLLGGPGRSESVGLAPVDFVVVETDGSIEHGDALKTTTAGATATGLHVERSGFDDLLLLPGLRQRQIGLAALGTTCRRCSLVNVCGGGHYAHRYDGSTGFGNPSVYCPDLARLIGHVHGRMRTDLRRLAAAGDRQHDVGALR comes from the coding sequence ATGTTACTGAAGGTGCACAGTCGCTGCAACCTCTCGTGCAGCTACTGCTATGTCTACCAGCATGTCGATCAGTCTTGGCGTCGACAGCCTTTGATCATGTCACCGTCGGTGATCGACGCTGCCGCCGACCGTCTCGCCGAACATGCCCGCCGGTGGCGGCTGTCACGGGTGACGGTCACCTTTCACGGTGGCGAGCCGCTGCTGGCCGGCGTCGATTTCTTTGAATACGCGGTGGCCGCTGTCCGGCGGCGGATGTCACCGGACATCGTGGTCACTTTCACGGTGCAAACAAACGGAGTCCTTCTCGACGAGGCCTTTCTGGAGACGTTTAGTCGGCTCTCGGTGCGGGTTGGCGTCAGCTTGGACGGCGACCGTCACGCCAACGATCTGCACCGGCGTTTCCCACATGGCGGAGGCAGCTACACCGACGTGTCGGCAGGGCTGGACCGGCTGCGGCAGGACCGGTTCCGGCACCTGTTCGGCGGTCTACTATGTACGATCAACCTGCGCAACGATCCGATCGAGGTGTACGCCGGCCTGCTGCGGTTCGCCCCGCCGCGGCTGGACCTGCTGCTGCCGCACGGGAACTGGAGTTCCCCGCCGGCCGGTCGTGGCCCGGGAACCACGCACACACCGTACGCGGACTGGCTGATCGCCGTGTTCGACCGGTGGTACGACGCGCCACAGCGGGAGACGGACATCCGTCTGTTCAGTGTGATCATGTCGCTGCTGCTCGGCGGTCCCGGCCGGAGCGAATCGGTCGGGTTGGCACCCGTCGACTTCGTCGTGGTGGAGACCGACGGCAGCATCGAACACGGCGACGCGCTGAAGACCACCACAGCTGGCGCGACCGCAACCGGGCTGCACGTCGAGCGTTCCGGATTCGACGATCTGCTGCTGCTTCCCGGGCTGCGTCAACGCCAGATCGGCCTGGCCGCGCTCGGTACGACCTGCCGACGTTGCAGCCTGGTGAACGTCTGCGGCGGCGGGCACTACGCACACCGGTACGACGGTTCGACCGGGTTCGGCAACCCGTCGGTCTACTGTCCGGATCTGGCCCGGCTGATCGGTCACGTACACGGTCGGATGCGGACCGATCTGCGGCGACTGGCGGCCGCTGGGGACCGCCAGCACGACGTCGGAGCTCTCCGGTGA
- the fxsT gene encoding FxSxx-COOH system tetratricopeptide repeat protein: protein MESATPRNGQIFTFYSYKGGVGRTMALANVAWILASTGRRVLTVDCDFDSPGLHLYFRPFLADRKLRRSPGVIDAMARYRQEVDQYGPLSAARLARVARVQQHAIPLERYEFPNGGSIDFIPCGQQDPEYAVRLTAFDWSEFWDQFDAGSFLWSWAAGMRAEYDVTLVDSSTGLGTNAAMCTLEIPDVVVNCFTFNHQNLDGAVAAANSIRERRNQYGEPVRVFPVPTRVEDGEAAKLDRWRANAQQRFSDVVADLGYSDDTLYWGAIEIPYKVSYAYEETLATLGDRPHLENTLLAAYQRLAGELIGEPCRYEGPTEAVRRSWLGEFERPHPVEQGTVLIGYLPRDRIWAEWIALQLRTVGHRGVLQDITADDAVTVVGDSDRALLLLSQESVRTPHAHAFWSAAQRREPSGSGPFLVPIRLDGFRLPQPYDSQEPVDMFNVSRQHSRDALLAQFDLRDVAPASEAMLGAIPRPRFPFEPARVWRAPSRNATFTGRDAILEQLRERLNASTAMNGPTVLQGIGGVGKTQIVTEYLHRFAADYDIVWWISAEQPRLVPSALADLANALDLSAADVAGQVGAVLEALRLGRPSRRWAVVFDNIEDPKQLLPYVPAGQGDVIVTTRGGDWSGSGWTIEVNTFSRTESIDLIARWVPSIDRASADVIADKLGDLPLAVEQAAGWLAATAMSPDRYLAILDEHLPRILETPPASDYPHPAAEIWRISQQRLRMSNPAAAHLVELCACLAPEPIPTDLLSSPGMLQVLSQDDPAMRDPLLYGALVREITRFGLARLDPTVRALRMHRLVQQVIRNDLDPEVRQERRRQVHSILAAERRGVPDDRLNWDSYRRMLPHLEPTGALESDDRDVHNLVIDMVRALRYRGDLTSSHDLAVRALHGWTVTSGADDASVLRLRAELANVLRQLGDYQAALDIDIDVRERMERVFGGVHPYSLVSLRGVAADLRGLGRYRQARDLDEDAVAKWQAAMGRDHDETHKAINNLSLSYLLTGDFRSSLLLAEEVVEIAGRLLGQTNQWTVIYRINHGRVLRETGDLVRSRETLETVVSTCRREFGDLHGHTLAATKNLAVTLRRLGHLDRSRELSEVVRRSYEQQLGADHPNTLAAELELACVRSARGEHSDAAVAAGRLCDRYGELMGVDHPHSLAAANNLGIFLVRDGGFTQAGPLLAETAGRFAEVLGEEHPYALLCAANHANVLFAVGDHDRAREVDERCYAGLRARLGEECPAVVAAAANLATTRVAAGLPESAAQLYADALRAATLRLGPGHPYVAALHDGTRISSDIEPAAT from the coding sequence ATGGAATCAGCCACCCCGCGAAACGGTCAGATTTTTACCTTCTACTCGTACAAGGGCGGTGTCGGCCGGACGATGGCGCTGGCCAACGTCGCCTGGATCCTCGCCAGTACCGGCCGCCGGGTGCTGACTGTCGACTGTGACTTCGACTCGCCCGGCCTGCACCTGTACTTCCGGCCGTTCCTGGCCGACCGTAAGCTGCGTCGGTCGCCGGGAGTGATCGACGCCATGGCGCGCTACCGCCAGGAGGTCGACCAGTACGGGCCGCTGTCAGCGGCCAGACTGGCCCGGGTCGCCAGGGTTCAGCAGCACGCGATTCCGTTGGAGCGCTACGAATTTCCCAACGGCGGGTCGATCGACTTCATCCCCTGCGGACAGCAGGACCCGGAGTACGCGGTCCGGCTGACCGCGTTCGACTGGTCCGAGTTCTGGGACCAGTTCGACGCCGGGTCCTTCCTCTGGTCCTGGGCGGCGGGCATGCGGGCGGAGTACGACGTCACCCTGGTCGACAGCAGCACCGGGCTCGGCACCAACGCGGCCATGTGCACGTTGGAGATACCCGACGTGGTGGTCAACTGCTTCACCTTCAATCACCAGAATCTCGACGGGGCGGTGGCGGCCGCCAACAGCATCCGCGAACGGCGCAACCAGTACGGCGAGCCGGTGCGGGTGTTTCCGGTGCCGACCCGGGTGGAGGACGGCGAAGCGGCCAAGCTCGACCGGTGGCGGGCAAACGCGCAGCAGCGGTTCAGCGACGTGGTGGCCGACCTCGGCTACTCCGACGACACCCTGTACTGGGGAGCGATCGAGATCCCGTACAAGGTTTCCTACGCCTACGAGGAGACGTTGGCGACCCTGGGTGACCGCCCGCACCTGGAGAACACCCTGTTGGCCGCGTACCAGCGGCTCGCCGGAGAGCTGATCGGGGAGCCGTGTCGGTACGAAGGGCCGACCGAGGCGGTCCGACGCAGCTGGCTCGGTGAGTTCGAGCGACCTCATCCGGTCGAGCAGGGGACCGTGCTGATCGGCTACCTGCCACGTGACCGGATCTGGGCCGAGTGGATCGCCCTGCAACTGCGCACGGTGGGACACCGGGGCGTGTTGCAGGACATCACCGCTGACGACGCGGTGACGGTGGTGGGGGACTCGGACCGGGCATTGCTGCTGCTGTCGCAGGAGTCGGTCCGGACCCCGCACGCGCATGCGTTCTGGTCGGCGGCCCAGCGGCGTGAACCGTCCGGCTCAGGGCCGTTCCTGGTGCCGATCCGGCTGGACGGCTTCCGGCTACCGCAGCCGTACGACTCTCAGGAACCGGTCGACATGTTCAACGTCTCCCGGCAGCACTCCCGCGACGCCCTGCTGGCGCAGTTCGACCTGCGCGACGTGGCACCGGCCAGCGAGGCGATGCTCGGGGCCATTCCGCGTCCCCGGTTCCCGTTCGAGCCGGCGCGGGTCTGGCGGGCACCGTCGCGCAACGCCACGTTCACCGGCCGCGACGCGATCCTCGAGCAGTTGCGCGAACGCCTCAACGCCAGCACCGCGATGAACGGTCCGACCGTGTTGCAGGGGATCGGCGGGGTGGGCAAGACGCAAATCGTCACCGAGTACCTGCACCGATTCGCCGCCGACTACGACATCGTCTGGTGGATCTCGGCCGAGCAGCCGAGACTGGTGCCGTCCGCGTTGGCCGATCTGGCGAACGCGCTGGATCTGTCGGCGGCGGACGTGGCCGGTCAGGTCGGGGCGGTCCTGGAAGCGTTGCGCCTCGGCCGGCCGTCCCGCCGGTGGGCGGTGGTGTTCGACAACATCGAGGATCCGAAACAGCTGCTGCCGTACGTGCCGGCCGGGCAGGGCGACGTCATCGTCACCACGCGCGGCGGTGACTGGTCGGGCAGCGGGTGGACCATCGAGGTCAACACTTTCAGCCGTACGGAGAGTATCGACCTCATCGCCCGGTGGGTGCCGAGTATCGACCGGGCCTCCGCCGACGTGATCGCCGACAAGCTGGGGGATCTGCCGCTGGCGGTGGAGCAGGCGGCGGGCTGGCTGGCGGCGACCGCGATGAGCCCGGACCGCTACCTGGCGATTCTGGACGAACACCTGCCCCGGATCCTGGAGACGCCGCCCGCGTCGGACTACCCGCATCCGGCGGCGGAGATCTGGCGCATCTCGCAGCAGCGGCTACGGATGTCGAACCCAGCCGCGGCGCACCTGGTGGAGCTCTGTGCCTGCCTCGCGCCCGAGCCGATCCCGACGGACCTGCTGTCCAGTCCGGGGATGCTACAGGTGCTGAGCCAGGACGATCCGGCGATGCGGGACCCGCTGCTGTACGGCGCACTGGTCCGCGAGATCACCCGGTTCGGTCTGGCCCGCCTGGATCCGACGGTGCGGGCACTGCGGATGCATCGCCTGGTCCAGCAGGTGATCCGCAACGACCTCGATCCGGAGGTACGGCAGGAACGTCGGCGGCAGGTGCATTCGATCCTGGCCGCCGAGCGCCGTGGTGTTCCCGACGACCGGCTGAACTGGGACAGCTACCGGCGGATGCTGCCCCATCTGGAGCCCACTGGCGCGCTGGAGTCCGACGACCGCGACGTGCACAACCTCGTCATCGACATGGTGCGGGCGTTGCGCTACCGGGGCGACCTCACCAGCAGTCACGACCTGGCGGTCCGCGCGTTGCACGGCTGGACCGTGACCTCGGGCGCCGACGACGCTTCGGTCCTGCGACTGCGTGCCGAACTGGCGAACGTGCTGCGACAGCTCGGGGACTACCAGGCGGCGCTGGACATCGACATCGATGTACGCGAACGGATGGAGCGGGTGTTCGGCGGGGTGCACCCGTACTCGTTGGTGAGTCTCCGGGGCGTCGCGGCGGACCTGCGCGGACTGGGTCGATACCGGCAGGCCCGCGACCTCGACGAGGACGCGGTCGCCAAGTGGCAGGCCGCCATGGGGCGCGATCACGATGAGACCCACAAGGCGATCAACAACCTGTCGTTGTCGTACCTGCTGACCGGTGACTTCCGCAGCTCGCTCCTGCTGGCCGAGGAGGTGGTGGAGATTGCCGGCCGCCTGCTCGGGCAGACCAACCAGTGGACCGTCATCTACCGGATCAACCACGGGAGGGTACTGCGGGAGACCGGTGACCTGGTCCGTTCCCGGGAGACGCTGGAGACTGTGGTGTCCACCTGCCGTCGAGAGTTCGGCGACCTGCACGGCCACACGCTGGCCGCGACGAAGAACCTCGCGGTGACGCTGCGCCGGTTGGGCCACCTGGACCGGTCCCGGGAGCTCAGCGAGGTGGTCCGCCGGTCGTACGAGCAGCAGCTCGGGGCGGATCATCCGAACACTCTCGCCGCCGAGCTGGAGCTGGCCTGCGTACGGTCGGCCCGCGGCGAGCATTCCGACGCCGCCGTCGCGGCGGGCAGGCTGTGCGACCGGTACGGCGAGTTGATGGGCGTCGACCACCCCCATTCGTTGGCCGCTGCGAACAACCTCGGGATTTTTCTGGTGCGGGATGGAGGTTTCACCCAGGCCGGACCGCTGCTGGCGGAGACTGCGGGCCGGTTCGCCGAGGTCCTCGGCGAGGAGCACCCGTACGCCCTGCTGTGCGCCGCCAACCACGCCAACGTGTTGTTCGCCGTAGGAGACCACGACCGCGCCCGGGAGGTGGACGAGCGCTGCTACGCCGGACTGCGAGCAAGGTTGGGCGAGGAATGTCCGGCGGTGGTCGCGGCGGCGGCGAATCTGGCGACGACCCGGGTGGCGGCGGGCCTGCCGGAGAGCGCCGCCCAGCTGTACGCGGATGCGCTGCGGGCGGCCACGCTGCGGCTCGGCCCGGGACACCCATATGTGGCTGCGTTGCACGACGGGACGCGGATCAGCAGCGACATCGAGCCGGCAGCGACCTGA
- a CDS encoding RyR domain-containing protein has translation MGDTRYIDRQTGRWEASLDQDRNRTTITLLRITFVLLAGVSAILGFVGYAELLVGERGGTTTPVDVLYYTLQLFVLDADQLADRADLPWQLQVARFTAPAATVFALVETARVLLTGELHRLRARRASGHVVVCGDSAMARNLAARLHAAGRKVVVVGLPSGTPVPSRRRWYSVPGDPTAAEVLRAAGVGRAALVYACTDDSTDNILAATTAGMLRDEHNGGMRVYAQLHDPELCLAMQARRLSHSAGVDLRLDFFNVDELAARWLFRQDPLPTVRLSRLLVIGMSSFGRAVLVEAARHWRIHQPDTAGRLRVDLIAADARSVVDDLVHRYPFLGGVCDVVCYEREPDALLPGPAFRVPHDRVLLCLDDEEQALKIALTTPSLWRGGPGSVTVPVTRLAGLAGAFADGDGHSGLLDAISGTVRCYPTVDAASDPDRIGDDLVERLGRSIHDRYLLASRVGAVGSVADPALLPWASLPEDLRRTNRAQAADIGRKLRVLGLALAPRTRTNVAVRLTREQIERLAVLEHQRWSRERRSTGWVHGPRRDRAARTHPDLRPWRELPEQVKEKNRDEMRQIPGVLADVGLEIVRVGTGAPEPVTRWSATREHRR, from the coding sequence ATGGGTGATACTCGTTACATCGACCGTCAGACCGGACGGTGGGAGGCTTCCCTGGACCAGGACCGGAACAGAACGACAATCACCCTGCTCCGCATCACTTTCGTGCTGCTGGCGGGGGTGTCGGCGATCCTGGGATTCGTCGGTTACGCCGAGCTGCTCGTGGGCGAGCGCGGCGGCACGACCACGCCGGTCGACGTTCTCTACTACACGTTGCAGCTCTTCGTCCTCGATGCAGACCAGCTCGCGGACCGGGCCGACCTGCCCTGGCAGTTGCAGGTCGCCCGGTTCACCGCGCCGGCGGCGACCGTGTTCGCTCTCGTCGAGACTGCCCGGGTACTGCTGACCGGTGAACTGCACCGGTTGCGTGCCCGGCGGGCCAGCGGGCACGTCGTGGTGTGCGGTGACTCGGCCATGGCCCGCAACCTCGCGGCCCGGTTGCACGCCGCCGGCAGGAAGGTGGTCGTGGTGGGCCTGCCGTCGGGCACGCCGGTCCCGTCCCGTCGTCGGTGGTACTCCGTACCCGGGGACCCCACCGCCGCCGAAGTGCTGCGGGCGGCCGGCGTAGGACGCGCCGCGCTGGTGTACGCCTGCACCGATGACAGCACGGACAACATCCTCGCCGCCACCACCGCCGGGATGCTGCGCGACGAACACAACGGCGGCATGCGGGTCTACGCCCAACTCCACGATCCGGAACTCTGTCTGGCGATGCAGGCCCGCCGGTTGAGCCATTCGGCCGGCGTCGATCTGCGGCTCGACTTCTTCAACGTCGACGAGCTCGCCGCCCGCTGGTTGTTCCGGCAGGACCCGTTGCCGACCGTACGGCTCAGTCGGCTGCTGGTGATCGGGATGTCGTCGTTCGGCCGCGCGGTGCTGGTCGAAGCGGCCCGGCACTGGCGGATCCACCAGCCGGACACCGCCGGCCGGCTCCGTGTCGATCTCATTGCTGCGGACGCCCGGTCGGTGGTCGACGATCTGGTGCACCGGTACCCGTTCCTCGGCGGCGTCTGCGACGTCGTGTGCTACGAGCGCGAGCCGGACGCGTTGCTGCCCGGCCCGGCCTTCCGCGTCCCGCACGACCGGGTCCTGCTCTGCCTCGACGACGAGGAGCAGGCGTTGAAGATCGCGTTGACCACACCGTCGTTGTGGCGGGGCGGGCCGGGATCGGTCACCGTACCGGTCACCCGGCTCGCCGGCCTGGCCGGCGCGTTCGCCGACGGCGACGGCCACTCGGGCCTGCTCGACGCGATTTCCGGCACGGTGCGCTGCTACCCGACGGTCGACGCGGCCAGCGACCCCGATCGGATCGGCGACGACCTGGTCGAGCGGCTCGGCCGGTCGATCCACGACCGGTACCTGCTGGCGTCGCGGGTCGGGGCGGTCGGGTCGGTCGCCGATCCGGCGTTGCTGCCCTGGGCCTCGCTACCGGAGGATCTGCGTCGGACGAACCGTGCTCAGGCCGCCGACATCGGTCGGAAGTTGCGGGTCCTCGGGCTGGCGTTGGCGCCACGGACCCGGACGAACGTGGCGGTGCGGTTGACCCGGGAGCAGATCGAACGGCTCGCCGTGCTGGAACACCAACGGTGGTCCCGGGAACGCAGGTCGACCGGCTGGGTGCACGGCCCGCGGCGGGACAGAGCCGCCCGTACCCATCCGGACCTGCGTCCCTGGCGCGAGCTTCCGGAGCAGGTCAAGGAGAAGAACCGCGACGAGATGCGGCAGATCCCCGGTGTGCTGGCCGATGTCGGGCTGGAGATCGTGCGGGTCGGTACCGGCGCGCCGGAGCCGGTCACGCGGTGGTCAGCGACCCGGGAGCATCGGCGGTGA
- a CDS encoding helix-turn-helix transcriptional regulator has product MSDESNPLGGFLRARRELVTPEQVGIPVVGVRRVPGLRREEVAILAGISADYYLRLERGRDRSPSSQVLESIARVLHLDDHARQYLLSLAADKPRRRVRRPRKEIVPARTAQFLAMLPFPAFIEGRYLDVLAANPSATALSPRLVAGANRLRDVLLDTEEQAMWPDWEAAATALVASFRGAVGTDTDDPRFIELVGELALVSPLFRQLWARHDVRPREGAVVPLLHPQLGEIRLNREKLHISGTDGMVLVVYHPQPGSADADKLALLGSVAVTPVPNPAAPTSHR; this is encoded by the coding sequence GTGAGCGACGAATCGAATCCGCTCGGCGGCTTCCTGCGGGCCCGCCGGGAGCTGGTCACCCCCGAACAGGTGGGCATCCCCGTGGTGGGTGTCCGGCGGGTACCCGGCCTGCGCCGTGAGGAGGTGGCGATACTTGCCGGAATCAGCGCCGACTACTACCTGCGGCTGGAACGCGGCCGTGACCGGAGCCCGTCAAGCCAGGTACTGGAGTCAATCGCCCGGGTTCTGCACCTCGACGACCACGCCAGGCAGTACCTGCTGAGCCTCGCCGCCGACAAGCCGCGCCGCCGGGTGCGCCGTCCGCGCAAGGAGATCGTTCCAGCGCGTACGGCTCAATTCTTGGCGATGTTGCCCTTTCCCGCCTTCATCGAAGGCCGTTACTTGGATGTTCTTGCCGCCAATCCGTCGGCGACCGCCCTGTCACCGCGCCTGGTCGCTGGCGCCAACCGGCTGCGTGACGTGCTTCTCGACACGGAGGAGCAGGCCATGTGGCCCGATTGGGAGGCAGCCGCCACCGCCCTCGTCGCGTCGTTCCGCGGGGCGGTCGGCACCGACACCGACGACCCGCGCTTCATCGAGCTTGTCGGTGAGCTTGCCCTCGTCAGCCCGCTCTTTCGCCAATTGTGGGCCCGCCACGACGTCCGGCCCCGCGAAGGCGCGGTGGTGCCCCTGCTGCATCCGCAGCTCGGCGAGATCCGCCTCAACCGCGAGAAACTGCACATCAGTGGCACTGACGGCATGGTTCTGGTCGTCTACCACCCTCAACCCGGCAGCGCCGACGCAGACAAGCTAGCCCTGCTCGGCTCGGTGGCCGTCACACCGGTGCCAAATCCAGCCGCCCCGACGAGTCACCGATAG
- a CDS encoding aldehyde reductase — MSAQRVLVTGGSGFIAGHVILHLLQQGFRVRATVRSLQRETAVRGALADAGMVNGDALSFAAADLLEDEGWAQAATGCDYVLHVASPVHTGNSGDENAVILPAREGTLRVLRAARDAGVRRVVLTSAFHAISWGHPHRDQAFTENDWTVLDGPGVDAYAKSKTLAERDAWDFASAEDSGMELVTLCPVAVVGPVMGKEISGANHIVQRSLDGSMRGYPHLYIPFVDVRDVAAAHVLAMTTPGAAGQRFLLSGGPAIAMKQVGALLKANLGDAAKRVPTRTIPNPVVRVAALFSKEFRPIVPDLGYAKKVSNEKARRVLGFQPRQTDEAILAAATTMLDKGLVNK, encoded by the coding sequence ATGTCTGCGCAGCGAGTTCTGGTCACCGGAGGCTCCGGCTTCATCGCCGGCCACGTCATTCTTCATCTGCTCCAGCAGGGTTTTCGGGTACGCGCCACGGTCCGGTCACTGCAGCGCGAGACTGCCGTTCGCGGCGCGTTGGCGGACGCCGGGATGGTCAACGGCGACGCATTGAGCTTCGCCGCCGCGGACCTGCTGGAGGACGAGGGGTGGGCACAGGCTGCGACCGGCTGCGACTACGTGCTGCACGTGGCGTCGCCGGTGCACACCGGCAACTCCGGGGACGAGAACGCGGTGATCCTCCCGGCCAGGGAGGGCACTCTGCGAGTGCTCCGCGCCGCCCGGGACGCCGGCGTCCGGCGAGTCGTGCTGACCTCCGCGTTCCATGCGATCAGCTGGGGTCACCCGCACCGCGACCAGGCGTTCACCGAGAACGACTGGACCGTGCTGGACGGGCCCGGCGTTGACGCGTACGCGAAGAGCAAGACCCTCGCCGAGCGTGACGCGTGGGATTTCGCGTCCGCCGAGGACTCCGGCATGGAACTGGTGACCCTGTGTCCGGTCGCCGTGGTCGGCCCGGTGATGGGCAAGGAGATCTCCGGCGCCAACCACATCGTGCAGCGCAGCCTGGACGGCAGCATGCGGGGTTACCCGCACCTGTACATCCCGTTCGTCGACGTGCGCGACGTCGCCGCCGCCCACGTGCTGGCCATGACCACGCCCGGTGCCGCCGGTCAGCGGTTCCTGCTCTCCGGCGGCCCGGCGATCGCGATGAAGCAGGTCGGCGCCCTGCTGAAGGCCAACCTCGGCGACGCGGCCAAGCGGGTGCCCACCCGGACCATCCCCAATCCCGTCGTGCGGGTGGCGGCCCTGTTCAGCAAGGAGTTCCGGCCCATCGTCCCGGACCTCGGCTACGCCAAGAAGGTTTCCAACGAGAAGGCTCGCCGCGTGCTGGGGTTCCAGCCGCGCCAGACCGACGAGGCGATCCTCGCCGCCGCAACCACGATGCTCGACAAGGGCCTGGTCAACAAGTAA